A genome region from Leifsonia sp. Root112D2 includes the following:
- a CDS encoding aspartate kinase, with translation MALIVQKFGGSSVADAESIKRVAKRIVETRKAGNEVVVTVSAMGDSTDELLDLAHAVTPIPAPRELDMLLTAGERVSMALLAMAIKSMGYDARSFTGSQAGMITDAHHGSARIVDVTPGRIRDALDEGAIAIVAGFQGFNRDTRDITTLGRGGSDTTAVALAAALGAEVCEIYTDVDGIFTSDPRVVPLARKIDRISSEEMLELAAAGAKVLYIRAVEYARRHGVTLHVRSSFNNNEGTLVLNEAAAETLKKKDGSTVEEPIIAGVATDLSEAKITVVGVPDVPGKAAQIFTIVAKTNANVDMIVQNVSAADTGLTDISFTLPKSEAQSVLTALTNDQPDVGYQSLQYDDQIGKLALVGAGMRTNTGVSAKLFSSLFEAGINIEMISTSEIRISVVTRADSVAEAARVVHTAFGLDGDSTAIVHAGTGR, from the coding sequence GTGGCATTGATCGTGCAGAAGTTCGGCGGATCCTCCGTCGCCGACGCCGAGAGCATCAAACGCGTCGCCAAGCGCATCGTCGAGACGCGCAAGGCAGGCAACGAGGTCGTCGTCACGGTCTCCGCCATGGGCGACTCCACCGACGAACTGCTCGATCTGGCGCACGCCGTCACCCCGATCCCCGCCCCGCGTGAGCTGGACATGCTGCTTACCGCCGGCGAGCGCGTCTCCATGGCACTGCTGGCCATGGCCATCAAGAGCATGGGCTACGACGCTCGCTCGTTCACCGGCAGCCAGGCCGGCATGATCACGGATGCCCACCACGGTTCCGCGCGCATCGTCGACGTCACGCCCGGTCGCATCCGCGATGCCCTCGACGAGGGTGCCATCGCCATTGTGGCCGGGTTCCAGGGCTTCAACCGCGACACCAGAGACATCACCACGCTGGGACGAGGCGGCTCGGACACGACGGCGGTGGCCCTGGCCGCGGCGCTCGGCGCCGAAGTGTGCGAGATCTATACGGATGTCGACGGCATCTTCACTTCCGACCCCCGGGTCGTGCCGCTGGCCCGCAAGATCGACCGCATCTCCAGCGAGGAGATGCTGGAGCTCGCCGCGGCCGGAGCCAAGGTGCTCTATATACGCGCGGTGGAATATGCACGGCGGCACGGCGTCACTCTGCACGTGCGCTCGTCGTTCAACAACAACGAAGGCACGCTCGTTCTGAACGAGGCGGCCGCCGAGACCCTCAAGAAGAAAGACGGATCCACCGTGGAAGAGCCCATCATCGCCGGCGTCGCCACCGACCTCAGCGAGGCGAAGATCACCGTCGTCGGCGTGCCGGACGTGCCCGGCAAGGCCGCGCAGATCTTCACGATCGTCGCCAAGACCAACGCCAACGTCGACATGATCGTGCAGAACGTCTCGGCCGCAGACACCGGTCTCACCGACATCTCGTTCACGCTGCCGAAGTCCGAGGCGCAGAGCGTGCTCACGGCCCTCACCAATGATCAGCCGGATGTCGGATACCAGAGCCTGCAGTACGACGATCAGATCGGCAAACTCGCGCTTGTGGGCGCCGGCATGCGCACCAACACGGGGGTCTCGGCCAAGCTGTTCTCGTCGCTGTTCGAGGCGGGCATCAACATCGAGATGATCTCCACGAGCGAGATTCGCATCTCCGTCGTCACCCGCGCCGACAGCGTGGCCGAGGCCGCGCGCGTCGTCCACACCGCGTTCGGCCTCGACGGCGATTCCACGGCAATAGTGCACGCCGGCACCGGCCGCTGA
- the recR gene encoding recombination mediator RecR — MYEGIVQELIDELGRLPGIGPKSAQRIAFHIVQTETFDVTRLAEVLTEVRDKVRFCAICGNVTEQETCAICRDPRRSPASICVVEEAKDVVAIERTREFRGLYHVLGGAISPIDGIGPDDLRIRQLMQRLADGTVQEVIIATDPNLEGEATATYLSRLLTTLEIRVTRLASGLPVGGDLEYADEVTLGRAFEGRRPV, encoded by the coding sequence GTGTACGAAGGCATCGTTCAGGAACTGATCGACGAACTCGGTCGTCTGCCCGGCATCGGTCCGAAGTCGGCGCAGCGCATCGCATTCCACATCGTGCAGACCGAGACGTTTGACGTGACCCGGCTCGCCGAGGTGCTCACCGAGGTGCGTGACAAGGTGCGTTTTTGCGCGATCTGCGGCAACGTCACCGAGCAGGAGACCTGCGCGATCTGTCGGGATCCCCGGCGTAGCCCGGCATCCATCTGCGTGGTCGAGGAGGCGAAAGACGTCGTCGCCATCGAGCGCACGCGGGAGTTCCGCGGGCTCTACCACGTGCTCGGCGGCGCGATCAGCCCCATCGACGGCATCGGGCCCGACGATCTGCGCATCCGCCAGCTGATGCAGCGGCTCGCGGATGGCACGGTGCAGGAGGTCATCATCGCCACCGACCCCAACCTCGAGGGCGAGGCGACGGCCACCTACCTGAGCCGCCTGCTCACGACCCTTGAGATTCGCGTGACGCGCCTGGCGTCGGGCCTGCCCGTCGGCGGCGACCTCGAGTACGCCGACGAGGTCACGCTCGGCCGCGCCTTCGAGGGCCGCCGCCCGGTCTGA
- a CDS encoding aspartate-semialdehyde dehydrogenase has protein sequence MSSTPVNIGVVGATGQVGGVVRRLLEERAVPIASIRFFASSRSAGTTLPFNGEQIVVEDAATADPTGLDIAIFSAGASSSRVQAPRFAEAGVVVIDNSSAWRMDPDVPLVVSEVNPEAIAQATGPGGARIIANPNCTTMAIMPVLKVLDAEAGLQRLIVSTYQAVSGSGLAGAQELASQVRTAVEDENLLQLVHDGSAVSMPEPVKYVRPIAFNVLPFAGNLVDDGLNETDEEKKLRNESRKILDLPGLLVSGTCVRVPVFTGHSLSVNAEFARPLSPKRAEELLANAPGVALTDVPTPLEAAGTDPSYVGRIRADEGAPEGRGIALFVSNDNLRKGAALNAVQIAELVAAAL, from the coding sequence ATGAGCAGCACCCCCGTGAACATCGGCGTCGTCGGCGCCACCGGCCAGGTGGGCGGCGTGGTGCGTCGTCTGCTTGAGGAGCGCGCGGTGCCGATCGCGAGCATCCGCTTCTTTGCATCGTCGCGGTCGGCCGGTACGACCCTGCCGTTCAACGGCGAGCAGATCGTTGTTGAGGATGCCGCGACGGCCGACCCGACAGGTCTCGACATCGCGATCTTCTCGGCCGGTGCCAGCAGTAGCCGCGTGCAGGCTCCGCGCTTCGCCGAGGCCGGCGTGGTGGTCATCGACAACTCCAGCGCCTGGCGCATGGATCCCGACGTTCCGCTCGTGGTCAGCGAGGTCAACCCCGAGGCCATCGCGCAGGCGACCGGCCCGGGCGGCGCCCGCATCATCGCCAACCCGAATTGCACCACCATGGCGATCATGCCCGTGCTCAAGGTGCTCGACGCCGAGGCCGGGCTTCAGCGCCTCATCGTCTCGACCTACCAAGCGGTCTCCGGCTCGGGTCTCGCTGGCGCGCAGGAGCTCGCCAGCCAGGTGCGCACCGCTGTCGAAGACGAGAACCTGCTGCAACTCGTGCACGACGGCTCGGCCGTTTCCATGCCCGAGCCGGTGAAGTACGTGCGGCCCATCGCGTTCAACGTGCTGCCGTTCGCCGGCAACCTGGTCGACGACGGCCTGAACGAAACGGACGAGGAGAAGAAGCTGCGCAACGAGAGCCGCAAGATTCTCGATCTGCCGGGCCTGCTCGTCAGCGGAACCTGCGTGCGCGTGCCCGTCTTCACCGGCCACTCCCTGTCGGTCAATGCCGAGTTCGCCCGCCCCCTCTCGCCGAAGCGCGCTGAAGAGCTGCTGGCGAACGCCCCCGGCGTCGCGCTCACGGATGTTCCGACCCCGCTCGAAGCGGCCGGAACCGACCCGAGTTACGTGGGTCGCATCCGTGCCGACGAGGGCGCTCCCGAGGGGCGTGGCATCGCGCTGTTCGTCTCGAACGACAACCTGCGCAAGGGAGCGGCGCTCAACGCCGTGCAGATCGCCGAGCTCGTCGCCGCCGCGCTGTAG